Proteins from a genomic interval of Rattus norvegicus strain BN/NHsdMcwi chromosome 2, GRCr8, whole genome shotgun sequence:
- the Tnfaip8l2 gene encoding tumor necrosis factor alpha-induced protein 8-like protein 2: MESFSSKSLALQAEKKLLSKMAGRSVAHLFIDETSSEVLDELYRVSKEYTHSRSKAQRVIKDLIKVAVKVAVLHRSGCFSPGELALATRFRQKLRQGAMTALSFGEVDFTFEAAVLAGLLIECREILLELVEHHLTPKSHDRIRHVFDHYSDPDLLTALYGPDFTQHLDKICDGLRKLLDEGKL, translated from the coding sequence ATGGAGTCCTTCAGCTCAAAGAGTCTGGCACTACAAGCGGAGAAGAAGCTGCTGAGTAAAATGGCTGGTCGGTCCGTGGCGCATCTCTTTATCGATGAGACTAGCAGCGAGGTGCTAGACGAGCTTTACCGCGTCTCCAAAGAATACACGCACAGCCGGTCCAAGGCACAACGGGTGATCAAAGACCTCATCAAGGTGGCCGTCAAGGTGGCGGTGCTGCACCGCAGTGGCTGCTTTAGCCCTGGGGAGCTGGCTCTGGCTACACGATTTCGCCAGAAGCTGCGGCAGGGTGCGATGACTGCACTTAGCTTTGGTGAGGTGGACTTCACCTTTGAGGCTGCTGTGCTAGCAGGTCTGCTCATCGAGTGCCGGGAGATTCTGCTGGAGCTGGTGGAGCACCACCTCACACCCAAGTCACATGACCGCATCAGACACGTGTTTGATCACTACTCTGACCCTGACCTGCTGACTGCCCTCTACGGGCCCGACTTCACTCAGCACCTTGACAAGATCTGTGATGGGCTCCGGAAGCTTCTAGACGAGGGGAAGCTCTGA